The genomic interval ttttgcccattcttcaaatttgtctgtcctgctgcagTCGCATTGCTTCCCCAGCACTAATAGcgcctccatctatctttgaatCATCCGCATACCTTgacacaaagccagcaattccattatccaaatcattgacaaataatttgAAAAGCAGCGGACAGACTACTGCCCCATgaagaccactagtcactgctagccaaccagaaaagtctcctTTAATTCCCATTCGCTCCCTCTTGGCTGTTAGCCATTCCTcccatccatgccagtatatctactgatttttatcctgttaaacagtctcatgtgtgacaccttatcagatgccttctgaaaacccaagtaaatgatatccactgcctctcggtTGTCCATCAtgcttatgacttcctcgaagaactctaacagatttgtcaggcaagatttccctgtacagaagctatgctggctttgacttattttatcattagtctccgagtaccccaaaacctcatctctaATAATAGACTCAAACACTTCCCCAGcatgaggtgaggctaactggacTATGATTTGCTttcctttgccttcctcccttctcaaaTAGTCGATTgtcatttgcaatcttcctgtcctccgggaccatgccagaagcaAGTGATTCATGAACtcatcatctgaaaatccaagcaaaatacatccactgcttctgctttatctatcttgcctgttgcTTCCTCAAAGTATTGCAAGTGATTTGTCAGACACAATTTCCTTTAAAGGTAtcctgctgactttggcctacttcatcatgcgtccccaattacagtacccaaaaacACACACCCTTAAtacactccaacatcttcctgaccactgaggtcagactaactgtcctataattttcttctgccctctctcacttcttaaagagtggagtgtggTTTGCAACTTTCAAGTCTGCCAGAaccgttccaaaatctagtgattcgtgatagatcattactcattACTTTAAGAGAAAacttagggggagcttcttcattcagagtcgGGGAGAGTGTgcaacgagctgccagagcaagtggcagggacgatttcaacctttaagagaagtttgcctATGTCCATGGAtgaggagggctatggtccaggtggaagttGTTTGAATTCGGCAGATTAATGCTTTAGCACGGACAagatttttctgtgctgtagtattctatgactataatgccttcacaatctcttcagcttcctctttccGCACCCTGGTGTGTTCAccttcaggcttttcagcttcCAAAACACGTTCTCTCCTTTGTAAAAACAGTGGGTGGCTTCAATCTGCAGGAGAattgggaaagtcagattggTGTGAGATCACAACAGAGGGAATGTATTGAATACTTACgaaatggatttttagagcaactGATTGTTGAGCCTACTCGTGGAACTACtaacttagattgggtgttgtgcaataactcAGCTCTTATTAGGgaggttaatgtaaaggaaccatcaGAAGGCAGTGACCATACtgattgaattcctactgcaatctgtgagggagaagcataggtgatgcaccatcaataactcacgctgagacttaggaagcgagatatcggcttttattgactggaagaataaacaacactacatcctggggaaaatgagggagagcagcagcccacagtcgcctttatacaggggtctgtgggaggagccacaggagcagtcagacaggtatatctagttcaccacaataggtcacatgcatagtatcacaatggaatgaagggaattacagaggcatgagagaggtgattccccaggtggatttgagaaggatactggtgaggatgaCGTCAAAGCAGAAGtggctgacgtttctgggaatagttcataatgtaCAGGATAGGTCATAATGTCCCACAGTAGTAGTTCACAAATGGCGGGGCTaggctaccgtggctgacaaaggaagttatggACTTCAGGTAGCAATAGTGAGTAGGAAGTTAGATAATTGGGTAGCTTTGAAAATCCAACAACAGGCAACTGCAAAAAGCTATatgaaggggaaaggtgaaatatcagAGCAAACTAGACAATAATATGCACCATTATAAAAATGCGCAAGGGAGGCGATAGTTTATTtcggacctctggaaaatgatgctcatggggtagaaatggggaagagatggtagatgaactcgataggtactttgcatccgccttctctgtggaagacacagcAGTGTGCTAGAGATCCGTGagagtcagggagcaggagtgaatgtcattgttattacaaaggaaaacgtgcgaggcaaactcaggttctttaagtggataagtcacctgaactagATGGAGCATATCCCAGAGTCCtatgtaacgttttagaaacaaaccagcagcaataCAGTTCACACCGGAGtccggttttgatgttaaaaccattatctttattagtaactacttataATATTGTAAGTTAAACAAATTaagcaaaagttaacagtgttacgcGTATAAATATGGGTAAATATAACTCCTAAACTATCGAGCCTGGGGGatcaaggcttagagtcttgagatggtaacgtaggaaagttcagtaatcggAGAAATAAATGATCAGAGAGAGATACTTGTAGTCCAGGGTAattgtagagagaaggcaattatgtcgaattccacaggtaaaCGCAAACCGTCGTCCAAGATCTTGTCCGTTGAATCGATTCAAAATCCAGTTCGATATATCAGACGAATGTCGTCTTCAAGTGAGTACCACATAACATATCCAGGTAAGGGTTAACTTCAAGTGGTCCCACATTACAttcctaaatctactcctttggattatacgaagtgacagacaCACATTCTGGAGCAAACCTTGCCCTGGCAGTTCTTAAATAAAAGTCTTAGACTACGAGAGTGGCTGTTCTGTCTCCCTCGTTccgactctgtgtgtgtgtgtgtgtgtgtgtgtgtgtgtgtgtgtgtgtgtgtgtgtgtgtgtgtgtgtgtgtgtgtgtgtgtgtgtgtgtgtgtgtgtgtgtgtgatatctatctatatatatcgCTCTCTCTAAATCtctatctcgctctctctctgagCTGAGAAAGCTGCCGGCTGACGTCACTGTTATCCCGCCTCACTCAGGAACtttcttaaagtgacagtccacagcaaacgaaaccgaGGGATTCGTAACACCtgagagaggctgctgaagagataacagatgcaatgGTCATGACCTGTCAAAAATCACCTGACAAGGGGTCCCTTGCAGAAATACACATCAATGTGGtcaacaaaaggaaagaaaaatcgaAAGTACATGAAATACAAACAATAAGGCAccaatttctacactattcttggttggtgtgactgtaacgaaacccgatttccctcgggatcaatcaagtatgtctgtctgtctgtctgtgtagaaaatgccaagagaaatcagacacaatccaacacatttcaGGACCCTACAGCAGTTTAATTCAATCTGATTAATTACAAAGGTACAATCAGTGGCAAATATGATTCACCAaaaccttgctttaaaatacaaacgcaTGAATGCCCTCCATCACTTCATCGAGGCACCGTAAGTTCAAGCCTGATCCACCTTTAgagtcaaaatcttacaaattatatgataatcaatacataatatcagataggacaatctataataaccatctggatataatattacaggataaacaagcaggaacaactccctcaataaacaaaaccattcccaacacacacacgtTCCTCGGccagtgcaacacctcacaacaggcattgtttgtgtcatcagtcagataACTGAATTATCTTCTCTGTCATCTTCCAAATGTTACTAatctgtcattcgttgccacaccctgttgctgattcccttctcctcatcatacgttcttaccccgaccatcgtTCAGAACCTCAAACAATGCCCTGTGTGGacccgcctctggtttctgaccctgctacGTTGAACATCAAActaatggtttcccattctgctttcagtgtttagaggacagtggtgttttctaacaaccctttagaagcagagaaaatgacccataatgtggaaatgagcccTGAATAGGGAGGTTAACAACCAATgccattcttcctcagcccagagatttgaggggcgaagaacatctcagacagaactgtagtcagctcgacttcttcagtctgcagaaaattcaagggaaacctcttcacccacagagtgagtggagagtgagggagatgaGAATGGAGTGAATGGAGAGTGAgagatgaacaacaggggaggatttaaaaggactgttgcaaacagtatcactggcagggtccagccggcATAAGTtaactctctactgtacactaggtgtgttataaattcactaaataccagagagtttaaaatagaactgatttatttgtcacagatccagtcccactaaaggtgaatatgcagcagaaggaactcctcccatgcccagtgaccagggggcagaactgggtgtggtgagcaacagcaataattgcagagttcagcactgacagtcactctcgaaattgcattcagcaacggtgatggacaaatatccagcatgcagcttattgaaactttctccccagtgtgaacccggtagtgtgtcacaagtgtaacatgctgcaatgtttcactgctaatgtaatggcctctctgtaatgtttcactgctaaggtaatggtttcacTGTAGCAGAGATAACAGGGATTTGGAGTGCGgtgctatccaatgagagaaatgttctttcattgagtctggaagagagattttcacggtcACTTGCCGGGACAGATGAAAAAACACAAATGGAGAAAATGGGCCCttattttttctttactaaccctatagtgaaAGTAAGAATTATAGAGCCCAGTCCTTTAATAACATATtgtgtattgtttgttatttcggggtactgatctgtaacaggggacacatcacacagcatccacccaaacaagatttcttaagtctggccgtactgggggtgggggcgaacaccccctatattaagctgctaggcgAAGTGAGAGTTACATATGGTtacatgactgagtgaatccctttccacattcacaGCAGCAGAAAGGACTCTACCCAGTGTgagctcgctggtgtctctgtagttgagatgacgaagcgaatcccttcccacagtctaagcaggtgtacagtctctccccagtgtgaactgaccggtgcgcttgcaggtgggatgactgagtgaatcctttcccacactctgagcaggtgaatggcttctccccagtgtgaactcgatgatgttccttcagttgagatgacgaagtgaatcccttcccacagtccgtgcaggtgaatggtctctccccagtgtgaactcgttggtgttctattagggtggatgactgaataaatcccttcccacagtcagagcaggtgaacggcctctctccagtgtgaactcgctgatgtaccttcagtttatatgaccgagtgaatcccttcccacacactgagcaggtgaatggcctctcccctgtgtgaactgacttgtgtgcttgtaggttggatgactgactgaatcctttcccacactctgagcaggtgaatggcctctccccagtgtgaactcgctgatgtaccttcagttgagatgatgaagtgaatcccttcccacagtccgagcaggtgaacagccactccctgttgtgaactcgctggtgagcaattaaggtggatgactgagtgaatcccttcccacagtctgagcaagtgaatggcctctctccagtgtgaactctctgatgtaccttcacttgagatgaccgagcgaatcccttcccacagtctgagcaggtgaatggcctctctccagtgtgaactctctgatgtatcttcagtttagatgactgagtgaatcccttcccacaatctgagcaggtaaacggtcTCTCTCTCGTGTGAACAGACTGGTGTACCTTCagattagatgagcaagtgaatcccatcccacagtttgagcaggtgaatggcctctctccagtgtgaagtctctgatgtaccttcagtttagatgacagagtgaatcccttcccgcagtctgagcaggtgaatggtctctccccagtgtggactcgttgatgtactttcagttgagatgagcaactgaatttctttccacagtctgagcaggtgaacggcctctctccagtgtgaactctctgatgtaccttcagttgagacgagcaagtgaatcccttcccacagtctgagcaggtaaacggcctctctccagtgtgaactcgctgatgtaccttaagtTTAGATgctttagtgaatcccttcccacagtctgagcaggtaaacggcctctccccagtgtgaactcgctgatgtaccttaagtTTAGATgctttagtgaatcccttcccacagtctgagcaggtgaatggccgctccctggtgtgaattcgctggtgagccattaggtcagatgaccaagtgaattctTCCTTATaacttcagcagatgaccagcctctgcccagtgtgaactgactggtgtgtccacaggtgggaaagctgtctgaatcccttctcacacacagaacaggtgaatggccttgtccgagtgtgaacttgctgatgcaccttcagttgtgatgaccaagtgaatccattcccactgtctgagctgATGAATGAGTTCCCCCCTGTGTAAGATGATGGGCATGCCAGTCAGTCAGATGATTGagcaaatccctccccacagtctgagcagga from Hemitrygon akajei unplaced genomic scaffold, sHemAka1.3 Scf000138, whole genome shotgun sequence carries:
- the LOC140723807 gene encoding uncharacterized protein; translated protein: MAHQRIHTRERPFTCSDCGKGFTKASKLKVHQRVHTGERPFTCSDCGKGFTKASKLKVHQRVHTGERPFTCSDCGKGFTCSSQLKVHQRVHTGERPFTCSDCGKKFSCSSQLKVHQRVHTGERPFTCSDCGKGFTLSSKLKVHQRLHTGERPFTCSNCGMGFTCSSNLKVHQSVHTRERPFTCSDCGKGFTQSSKLKIHQRVHTGERPFTCSDCGKGFARSSQVKVHQRVHTGERPFTCSDCGKGFTQSSTLIAHQRVHNREWLFTCSDCGKGFTSSSQLKVHQRVHTGERPFTCSECGKGFSQSSNLQAHKSVHTGERPFTCSVCGKGFTRSYKLKVHQRVHTGERPFTCSDCGKGFIQSSTLIEHQRVHTGERPFTCTDCGKGFTSSSQLKEHHRVHTGEKPFTCSECGKGFTQSSHLQAHRSVHTGERLYTCLDCGKGFASSSQLQRHQRAHTG